The following coding sequences are from one Gadus morhua chromosome 10, gadMor3.0, whole genome shotgun sequence window:
- the LOC115552172 gene encoding protocadherin gamma-C5-like yields MTKTIGYRDWRWQALWWHFFFLLWNTIDGQTRYTIPEELKQGSVVGHLAKDLGLGLSEIFDRKLRVASEAGKQYFSVDTGKGELVVNERIDREALCGQRTSCVLPQQVIIDNPLQLFSVQVEVQDINDNGPVFLKTEHVLNVAESTVTGTRFPLKSAVDLDVGANALKSYQLSQNEQFSLNIKTNKDGSKVPELVLQKGLDREKQPLYRLVLTALDGGNPVKTGTSDIIVNVLDINDNAPQFEKSLYEIQLNEDTLKGSIVLKVRAVDPDDGENGEIVYSFAEDTLEKIVETFTINTETGEISINNGIDYEQSREYKFDIRATDRGTPAMDGHCTVQVEVLDVNDNPPEIHITSLSTPVREDSPIGTVIALINARDIDSGKNGKTNLSLGKECPFKLKPSFLDNYAVVTDTKLDREKYPQYKIRILASDTGSPPLTAEKEVLVDILDVNDNAPAFIQPVYVIYVKENCAPGKVLGTVSATDPDVGENAKLSYSILDSKVQDVSVSSYVYINSENGSIYSMHSFDYEKLKVFQIQVQAKDHGSPSLSSNATVHVFILDQNDNAPSVIYPSSAVHGSISQQRTSRSSKAGHLVTKVTAVDADSGHNAWISYRLAEATDASLFAVNLYTGEVRTKRAVSEQDDSSQRLLIEIKDDGDPVQSTTVTVSVLLEDGLHEPILDLRHKTDDSHKKTGRMALYLILSLASVSVLSLVTFLILAVKCLKSSRSSGSCCMRRSDSEDYKNPNRNLQLQLNTDGPIKYVEVLGGDMMSQSQSFRSCLSPTSEYSDFTFVKPSSTTDFKDMINVLDASLPDSTWTFESQQVSSCG; encoded by the coding sequence ATGACAAAGACAATTGGATATCGAGACTGGAGATGGCAGGCTCTGTGGTGgcattttttcttcctcttgtgGAATACAATAGACGGACAGACTCGCTACACCATCCCGGAGGAACTAAAGCAGGGCTCCGTTGTCGGACATTTAGCCAAAGATCTGGGTTTGGGATTATCAGAGATTTTCGACCGAAAACTGCGCGTCGCCTCGGAGGCTGGTAAGCAGTATTTCAGCGTGGACACGGGGAAGGGTGAGCTGGTGGTGAACGAGAGGATAGACAGAGAGGCGTTGTGTGGACAGCGAACCAGCTGTGTTTTACCACAGCAAGTTATTATTGACAATCCATTGCAGTTATTTAGTGTCCAGGTCGAAGTACAGGATATAAATGACAATGGACCCGTGTTTCTCAAGACGGAGCATGTTTTGAATGTAGCGGAGTCCACAGTTACCGGTACGCGTTTTCCACTCAAAAGTGCAGTCGATCTTGACGTAGGGGCAAATGCTTTAAAATCGTATCAACTCAGTCAAAACGAGCAGTTTTCATTGAATATTAAAACGAATAAAGATGGAAGCAAAGTTCCAGAATTGGTCTTACAAAAAGGGTTGGACAGAGAAAAGCAACCGCTTTATAGACTCGTTCTCACTGCATTGGATGGTGGTAATCCTGTGAAAACGGGCACATCCGATATCATTGTTAACGTGTTAGACATAAATGATAATGCACCTCAGTTTGAGAAATCCCTTTATGAAATCCAACTCAACGAGGACACGTTAAAGGGAAGCATCGTTTTGAAGGTTAGAGCGGTGGATCCTGATGACGGGGAAAACGGAGAAATAGTTTATTCTTTTGCTGAAGACACATTAGAAAAAATAGTTGAGACATTCACAATAAATACTGAGACCGGTGAGATTTCGATAAATAATGGAATTGACTATGAACAATCGAGAGAATATAAATTCGACATTAGAGCGACCGATAGGGGAACGCCTGCGATGGATGGTCATTGCACAGTGCAGGTGGAGGTTTTGGACGTTAACGACAACCCCCCTGAGATTCATATAacttctctctccactcctgtcAGGGAGGACTCGCCGATAGGTACCGTAATTGCTCTAATAAACGCGAGAGATATTGATTCAGGTAAAAATGGCAAGACGAATTTAAGCTTAGGCAAGGAATGTCCCTTTAAATTGAAACCATCGTTCCTTGACAATTACGCAGTGGTTACCGATACTAAACTTGATCGGGAAAAATATCCACAATATAAAATTAGAATTTTAGCCTCTGATACAGGGTCACCGCCACTAACCGCTGAAAAAGAAGTCTTAGTTGACATCTTAGACGTTAATGATAACGCTCCGGCATTCATCCAACCAGTTTATGTAATTTATGTAAAAGAGAATTGTGCGCCCGGTAAAGTATTAGGCACAGTTTCAGCCACTGATCCTGATGTGGGAGAGAACGCCAAGCTGTCCTACTCCATCCTGGACTCTAAAGTGCAGGATGTGTCTGTGTCCTCCTACGTCTACATCAACTCGGAGAACGGCAGCATCTACAGCATGCACTCCTTTGACTATGAGAAACTGAAGGTGTTTCAGATTCAGGTGCAGGCAAAGGACCACGGTTCTCCGTCTCTGAGCAGCAACGCTactgttcatgtttttattctGGACCAGAACGATAACGCCCCCTCTGTTATCTACCCCTCCTCCGCTGTCCACGGCTCCATCTCTCAGCAGAGGACGTCCCGCTCCTCCAAAGCAGGCCACTTGGTTACCAAGGTAACAGCTGTAGATGCCGACTCGGGGCATAACGCCTGGATCTCCTATAGACTGGCAGAGGCCACAGACGCCTCTCTGTTCGCTGTCAACCTTTACACAGGGGAGGTGAGGACTAAACGGGCTGTGTCTGAGCAGGACGACTCCTCTCAGAGACTGCTCATAGAGATTAAGGACGACGGGGATCCGGTTCAGTCCACCACCGTCACCGTGTCCGTCCTGTTAGAGGACGGTCTCCACGAGCCCATTCTGGACCTCAGACACAAGACGGACGATTCTCACAAGAAAACGGGGAGAATGGCTCTGTATCTGATCCTCTCCCTGGCCTCAGTGTCTGTGCTCTCTCTGGTGACTTTCCTCATTCTAGCTGTTAAGTGTCTTAAGAGCAGCAGAAGCAGTGGTAGCTGCTGCATGAGACGGAGCGACAGTGAGGACTACAAGAACCCCAACAGAAACCTCCAACTCCAGCTCAACACTGACGGGCCTATTAAGTACGTGGAGGTCCTGGGAGGAGACATGATGTCTCAGAGTCAGTCCTTcaggtcctgtctctctcccacgtcAGAGTACAGTGACTTCACCTTCGTTAAACCCAGCAGCACCACAGACTTTAAAGACATGATCAACGTCTTAGACGCCTCTTTACCTGACAGCACCTGGACCTTTGAGAGCCAGCAGGTGAGCAGTTGTGGTTGA
- the LOC115552162 gene encoding protocadherin gamma-C5, whose translation MTKRTRYRDWRWQALWWHHFFLLWNTTDGQTRYTIPEELKQGSVVGHLAKDLGLGLSEIFDRKLRVASEAGKQYFSVDTGKGELVVNERIDREALCGQSASCVLPLQVVVENPLQLHRIEVEIRDINDNSPRFVKNELALEIAESTVIGVRFPLISAEDQDVGSNGLKTYVLSKNDCFSLKMKQIEDGRNVPELVLDKSLDRETKSVHQLLLTALDGGNPVKSGTAQITITVLDNNDNYPIFQNSLYKVVVREDIAKGTLIVKTQASDPDEGPNGEVEYSFGIDTPENVLRLFDINSVTGEMFLKGLLDYETTVTYRIDISAKDKGSPKMEGHCRVQVDVLDVNDNSPEVILTSEPNDVPEDAPSGTVVALLSARDLDSGDNGKVTLKLPVGSPFSLKPSFSNNYALVTNGVIDREIMSVYNIEITATDAGSPSLISKKIIPVKISDINDNAPVFSQPSYNVYIGENGRAGTIIYSVSASDLDLGDNSKLSYSILDSKVQDVSVSSYVYINSENGSIYSMHSFDYEKLKVFQIQVQAKDHGSPSLRSNATVHVFILDQNDNAPSVIYPSSAVHGSLSQQRTSRSSKAGHLVTKVTAVDADSGHNAWISYRLAEAKDASLFAVNLYTGEVRTKRAVSEQDDSSQRLLIEIKDDGDPVQSTTVTVSVLLEDGLHEPILDLRHKTDDSHKKTGRMALYLILSLASVSVLSLVTFLILAVKCLKSSRSSGSCCMRRSDSEDYKNPNRNLQLQLNTDGPIKYVEVLGGDMMSQSQSFRSCLSPTSEYSDFTFVKPSSTTDFKDMINVLDASLPDSTWTFESQQVRRGYLSLCEYNMYVISNIVKSFVIIV comes from the coding sequence ATGACAAAGAGAACGAGGTACCGGGACTGGAGATGGCAGGCTCTGTGGTGGCATCATTTCTTCCTCTTGTGGAATacaacagacggacagactcgCTACACCATCCCGGAGGAACTAAAGCAGGGCTCCGTGGTCGGACATTTAGCCAAAGATCTGGGTTTGGGATTATCAGAGATTTTCGACCGTAAACTGCGCGTCGCCTCGGAGGCTGGTAAGCAGTACTTCAGCGTGGACACAGGGAAGGGTGAGCTGGTTGTGAACGAGAGGATAGACAGAGAGGCGTTGTGTGGACAAAGCGCGAGTTGTGTTTTACCGCTTCAGGTTGTCGTGGAAAATCCGCTGCAGTTGCATCGCATTGAGGTGGAAATCAGAGACATCAATGACAATTCTCCTCGTTTTGTTAAAAATGAACTTGCCTTGGAAATAGCAGAATCTACTGTCATCGGAGTTCGTTTTCCGTTGATAAGTGCGGAGGATCAAGATGTAGGAAGTAATGGATTGAAGACTTATGTTCTTAGTAAAAATGATTGTTTCAgtttaaaaatgaaacaaatcGAAGACGGGAGGAATGTCCCGGAGCTGGTGTTAGACAAATCGCTTGATCGAGAAACAAAGTCCGTACACCAGTTATTACTGACGGCCTTGGACGGGGGTAATCCGGTCAAATCCGGAACAGCACAAATAACCATAACTGTACTTGATAATAATGACAATTATCCTATTTTTCAGAATTCGTTGTATAAGGTGGTAGTTAGGGAAGATATTGCAAAAGGCACGTTAATTGTTAAAACTCAAGCGAGTGACCCAGACGAGGGGCCTAATGGAGAGGTTGAATATTCCTTTGGAATTGACACTCCAGAAAACGTTTTACGATTATTTGATATCAATTCAGTGACTGGTGAAATGTTCTTAAAAGGTCTATTAGACTACGAAACCACCGTAACATATCGAATTGACATAAGTGCCAAGGACAAAGGCAGTCCAAAGATGGAGGGCCATTGTCGTGTTCAGGTTGACGTTCTGGACGTTAACGATAACAGCCCAGAGGTGATCCTCACCTCTGAGCCCAACGACGTGCCAGAGGATGCCCCGAGTGGCACGGTCGTGGCTTTGCTTAGTGCACGTGATCTGGACTCCGGTGACAACGGTAAAGTGACGTTAAAACTCCCCGTGGGTTCGCCGTTTAGCCTCAAACCCTCGTTTTCTAATAATTATGCTTTAGTAACAAATGGCGTTATAGACAGAGAAATCATGTCGGTTTACAACATTGAGATAACCGCAACAGATGCAGGTTCCCCTTCTCTAatcagtaaaaaaataatacctgttaaaatctctgatataaatgaCAATGCACCTGTATTCAGTCAACCCTCATATAATGTCTACATAGGAGAAAATGGAAGAGCAGGCACCATAATATATTCGGTATCGGCCTCTGACTTGGATTTAGGAGACAACTCCAAGCTGTCCTACTCCATCCTGGACTCTAAAGTGCAGGATGTGTCTGTGTCCTCCTACGTCTACATCAACTCGGAGAACGGCAGCATCTACAGCATGCACTCCTTTGACTATGAGAAACTGAAGGTGTTTCAGATTCAGGTGCAGGCAAAGGACCACGGTTCTCCGTCTCTGAGAAGCAACGCTactgttcatgtttttattctGGACCAGAACGATAACGCCCCCTCTGTTATCTACCCCTCCTCCGCTGTCCACGGCTCCCTCTCTCAGCAGAGGACGTCCCGCTCCTCCAAAGCAGGCCACTTGGTTACCAAGGTAACAGCTGTAGATGCCGACTCGGGGCATAACGCCTGGATCTCCTATAGACTGGCAGAGGCCAAAGACGCCTCTCTGTTCGCTGTCAACCTTTACACAGGGGAGGTGAGGACTAAACGGGCTGTGTCTGAGCAGGACGACTCCTCTCAGAGACTGCTCATAGAGATTAAGGACGACGGGGATCCGGTTCAGTCCACCACCGTCACCGTGTCCGTCCTGTTAGAGGACGGTCTCCACGAGCCCATTCTGGACCTCAGACACAAGACGGACGATTCTCACAAGAAAACGGGGAGAATGGCTCTGTATCTGATCCTCTCCCTGGCCTCAGTGTCTGTGCTCTCTCTGGTGACTTTCCTCATTCTAGCTGTTAAGTGTCTTAAGAGCAGCAGAAGCAGTGGTAGCTGCTGCATGAGACGGAGCGACAGTGAGGACTACAAGAACCCCAACAGAAACCTCCAACTCCAGCTCAACACTGACGGGCCTATTAAGTACGTGGAGGTCCTGGGAGGAGACATGATGTCTCAGAGTCAGTCCTTcaggtcctgtctctctcccacgtcAGAGTACAGTGACTTCACCTTCGTTAAACCCAGCAGCACCACAGACTTTAAAGACATGATCAACGTCTTAGACGCCTCTTTACCTGACAGCACCTGGACCTTTGAGAGCCAGCAGGTGAGAAGAGGCTATCTCAGTCTATGTGAATATAATATGTATGTAATATCTAATATTGTGAAGAGTTTTGTAATAATTGTATGA